From the genome of Campylobacter magnus:
GCATGTGCGGAAATGCTTCTCGTGCAGCGGCGCTTTTTGCCTGCGAACAGGGGCTAGTGGATGCTAGCAAGACTATATTTTTACACACTCTAGCAGGTGTGATAGAAGCAAATGTGAGCGAGCAGATAAGCCACCCTGCCTTGGCTGCGCTTGGGCAAAACATCGCTAATGTGCCAAAACTAGGCTGCACAGCTAGTGTGAGCGTGCGTCTAAGTGCGCCAAAGAAACTTAGCGAGCCATTTTGCGAGGATGGGCTCAGCTGGTATTTTTATGATACTGGGGTGCCGCATCTAGTGGCGTTTGTGGAGGATATAGAGGCTGCGCCATTTGAGCTTGCGCCAAGACTGCGGGCTAAGTATAACGCAAATGTGAATTTTGTCTGTGAGCTGGGCGGAGAGCTTTTTGTAAGGACTTTTGAGCGTGGCGTGGAGGCTGAGACGCTAGCGTGTGGGACTGGGATGTGCGCGGCTGCGCTTGCGTATAGGGCGAGCGAGC
Proteins encoded in this window:
- the dapF gene encoding diaminopimelate epimerase, translating into MKFFKFNASGNDFVFFLASKAESESKDASKYDFSELAKRLCDRHEGIGADGLVAIFKGSSDNHIIWRFYNLDGSEASMCGNASRAAALFACEQGLVDASKTIFLHTLAGVIEANVSEQISHPALAALGQNIANVPKLGCTASVSVRLSAPKKLSEPFCEDGLSWYFYDTGVPHLVAFVEDIEAAPFELAPRLRAKYNANVNFVCELGGELFVRTFERGVEAETLACGTGMCAAALAYRASEPIKSGVKSVIRPRSGEIIKVFLHGDAIYFEGLVNSVFSTEI